A single window of Marinobacter sp. LA51 DNA harbors:
- a CDS encoding RidA family protein — MTIERISTNNRMSKIVKHNGTAYLCGQVAKDRNGDIHTQVTGMLEKVDELLESIGSGRDKILSATIYLADMADFKAMNEVWDNWVPEGEAPARACVQAQMASPELKVEISVVAATS, encoded by the coding sequence ATGACTATTGAGCGCATTTCCACCAATAACCGCATGAGCAAGATCGTAAAACACAATGGTACCGCTTACCTTTGCGGCCAGGTGGCCAAGGACAGGAATGGTGACATCCATACCCAGGTAACCGGGATGCTGGAGAAAGTGGACGAGCTGCTGGAGAGTATCGGTTCCGGCCGGGACAAAATTCTGTCTGCAACCATCTACCTTGCTGATATGGCTGACTTCAAAGCCATGAACGAAGTATGGGATAACTGGGTGCCTGAAGGCGAAGCTCCAGCCAGGGCTTGTGTGCAAGCGCAGATGGCGTCTCCTGAGTTGAAGGTCGAAATCTCGGTAGTAGCTGCGACTTCCTGA
- a CDS encoding glutathione S-transferase has protein sequence MRARLGILFAELKVELREIVLKDKPAQMLAISPKGTVPVLELAEGDSSVRLVIEESREILEWALQQNDPHGLLSVDLASAGALIERNDNEFKHWLDRYKYADRHPELTQLDYRQNGEVFLQELEGLLAKNRYLLGENISIADIGIMPFVRQFAHVDREVFYSLPYPNLQQWLRDWLEHPIFQQVMVKYPPWQESDDLVVFPGDSRQL, from the coding sequence ATGCGTGCTCGACTCGGTATCCTGTTTGCCGAGCTGAAAGTGGAGCTTCGGGAGATCGTGTTGAAAGACAAACCGGCGCAGATGCTGGCGATCAGCCCTAAAGGTACGGTTCCTGTTCTGGAGCTGGCTGAAGGGGATAGCTCCGTGCGGCTCGTTATCGAGGAAAGCAGGGAAATACTCGAATGGGCGCTGCAGCAGAACGATCCGCACGGATTGTTAAGCGTCGATTTAGCAAGCGCTGGTGCTCTGATCGAGCGTAACGATAATGAATTCAAGCACTGGCTGGATCGCTATAAATACGCTGATCGCCACCCAGAACTAACACAGCTGGATTACCGGCAAAACGGCGAGGTGTTTTTGCAGGAACTAGAGGGCTTATTAGCCAAGAACAGGTATCTCTTGGGGGAAAACATCAGCATTGCTGATATTGGCATCATGCCGTTTGTACGGCAGTTCGCCCATGTCGATCGAGAGGTGTTTTACAGCCTGCCTTATCCGAATCTGCAGCAATGGCTGAGGGATTGGCTGGAGCACCCAATCTTCCAGCAGGTCATGGTGAAGTATCCGCCCTGGCAGGAAAGTGATGATCTGGTGGTGTTTCCAGGCGACAGCCGCCAACTCTGA
- a CDS encoding M14 family metallopeptidase yields the protein MNTTPTPYPIGTPGTPWGDVERAEWLSRQTHQRSYEFEVLSVIERLRSRFDVQEYGHLDYGSDGYSLMAIRSRDWRDDLPVVLITGGVHGYETSGVHGGLQFLEQHAEAYAGRVNLLVAPCVSPWAYERIHRWNPYAVDPNRSFREGSPAEESAALMRLVAPVRDRALLHIDLHETTDTDESEFRPALAARDGKPFEPGGIPDGFYLVADTENPQPEFQQAIIEAVEPITHIAPADDSGEIFGSPVVARGVIQYPLDQLGLCASVTNAPYKTTTEVYPDSSRSTPEQCNAAQAAAVCAAIDYVLAHQ from the coding sequence ATGAACACGACTCCCACGCCTTATCCAATTGGTACGCCAGGCACTCCCTGGGGCGACGTTGAACGTGCCGAGTGGTTGTCACGGCAGACTCATCAACGCAGCTACGAATTCGAGGTGTTGAGTGTGATCGAGCGCCTTCGCTCGCGCTTCGACGTGCAAGAGTATGGCCATCTCGACTACGGCTCCGATGGCTATTCGTTGATGGCGATCCGGAGCCGCGATTGGCGTGACGATCTGCCGGTTGTGCTGATAACAGGCGGGGTACACGGCTACGAAACCAGCGGTGTGCATGGCGGGCTGCAGTTTCTTGAACAGCATGCGGAGGCTTACGCGGGCCGCGTGAATTTGCTGGTCGCGCCCTGTGTCAGCCCCTGGGCTTACGAGCGCATCCACCGCTGGAACCCGTACGCAGTCGATCCGAACCGATCGTTCCGTGAAGGCAGTCCGGCTGAAGAGTCGGCTGCACTCATGCGGTTGGTGGCGCCTGTGCGCGATCGTGCGCTGTTGCATATCGACCTGCACGAGACCACCGACACCGACGAATCGGAATTTCGACCCGCGCTGGCTGCCCGGGACGGCAAGCCCTTCGAGCCGGGCGGTATTCCCGACGGTTTCTATCTGGTTGCTGACACCGAAAACCCGCAGCCTGAGTTCCAGCAGGCGATCATCGAAGCGGTGGAGCCAATCACTCATATCGCTCCGGCCGATGACAGCGGCGAGATTTTCGGCTCACCGGTGGTGGCTCGAGGGGTGATCCAGTACCCACTAGACCAGCTGGGTCTGTGCGCCAGTGTCACCAACGCGCCTTACAAAACCACCACTGAGGTTTATCCTGACAGCTCCCGTTCGACACCTGAGCAATGCAATGCCGCGCAGGCTGCGGCGGTGTGTGCAGCGATTGATTACGTGCTGGCGCATCAGTAG
- a CDS encoding PhzF family phenazine biosynthesis protein gives MNIDIPIINAFVDESKGGNPAGVVLEAQQYSQDQKQRIAAGIGLSETAFVSPSSVADFKLEFFTPTRQIAHCGHATIATFCYLRQIGLLLNDQTSKETIDGRREILMQGDMAYMEQSAPKYIELDQAHRVRVLGSLGLDPSDLLEGADPCVVNTGNSFLIIGLKDSASTKAIRPKMTDISAISDEYDLIGYYVFCPQTFKVGRDAGARMFAPRYGIDEEAATGMAAGPLACYLHDKLNIQKSRFLIEQGCFMSTPSPSVIDVKLQAEQGSIVSLMAGGKAAVSETRQVEI, from the coding sequence ATGAACATTGATATCCCTATCATCAACGCCTTTGTTGATGAGTCGAAGGGTGGCAATCCTGCTGGTGTTGTCCTGGAGGCTCAGCAGTACTCCCAGGATCAGAAGCAACGTATTGCCGCCGGTATCGGGCTTTCAGAAACGGCGTTTGTCTCACCCTCTTCGGTTGCGGACTTTAAGCTCGAATTCTTCACACCTACCCGCCAAATTGCGCATTGTGGCCATGCCACCATCGCAACGTTCTGCTATCTGCGCCAAATCGGTCTGTTGCTTAATGACCAAACGTCGAAAGAGACCATTGATGGCCGTCGTGAAATTCTCATGCAAGGCGATATGGCCTATATGGAGCAATCGGCGCCCAAGTATATTGAATTAGATCAAGCCCATCGGGTTCGCGTTTTGGGTTCCCTTGGCCTTGATCCTTCAGATCTATTGGAAGGAGCAGATCCCTGCGTGGTGAATACTGGCAACTCGTTCCTGATCATTGGTCTGAAAGACTCAGCCAGTACCAAAGCTATCCGCCCAAAAATGACAGACATATCTGCCATCAGTGACGAGTATGACCTGATCGGCTATTACGTGTTCTGCCCACAAACCTTCAAAGTTGGCAGAGACGCGGGTGCTCGAATGTTTGCCCCGCGCTATGGTATCGATGAAGAAGCCGCGACGGGGATGGCCGCAGGGCCGCTCGCTTGTTACTTGCACGATAAGCTGAACATTCAAAAGAGCCGGTTTCTCATCGAACAGGGCTGCTTTATGTCTACGCCTTCACCCAGTGTTATCGATGTGAAGCTGCAAGCTGAACAGGGCTCCATTGTTAGTCTCATGGCTGGTGGAAAGGCAGCAGTCAGCGAAACCAGGCAAGTTGAGATCTAA
- a CDS encoding GDCCVxC domain-containing (seleno)protein yields the protein MKPKLRSELTCPECGHRELETMPQDSCQYFYECKNCKVLLKPALGDCCVFCSYGDTPCPPVQLDQSCC from the coding sequence ATGAAACCAAAACTCAGGTCCGAGCTAACATGTCCGGAGTGCGGTCACAGGGAGTTGGAAACAATGCCGCAAGATTCCTGTCAGTATTTTTATGAATGCAAGAACTGTAAGGTTTTGCTCAAGCCCGCGCTTGGCGATTGCTGTGTTTTTTGCTCATACGGCGACACCCCATGCCCCCCTGTACAACTGGACCAATCGTGCTGTTGA
- the merF gene encoding mercury resistance system transport protein MerF, giving the protein MKVGAIGGVITALCCFTPVLVWLFTILGISALVGYLDYVLFPLLAVFMILWVIGFVRGPSGN; this is encoded by the coding sequence ATGAAGGTTGGTGCAATTGGTGGCGTGATTACAGCACTGTGCTGTTTCACTCCCGTTCTCGTTTGGTTGTTTACGATTCTTGGCATTTCTGCGTTGGTGGGCTATCTGGATTACGTGCTTTTTCCATTGCTCGCAGTGTTTATGATCTTGTGGGTAATTGGTTTTGTTCGGGGACCGAGCGGCAACTGA
- a CDS encoding methyltransferase family protein, translating to MKALELKVPPVVVVAIAVGCMWAVSVISPKINFAIPRVAWFSAGIAVVGVCIAILGVLQFRVAETTVDPRVPEQSTNLVVSGVYRHSRNPMYLGFFLTLCAWGLYLGSVISLLFLPVFIVYMNRFQIVPEERFMHDQFGEVYDKYRSEVRRWI from the coding sequence GTGAAGGCACTTGAGCTTAAAGTTCCGCCAGTTGTAGTCGTCGCCATTGCCGTTGGCTGTATGTGGGCCGTTTCGGTAATTTCGCCTAAGATAAATTTTGCGATTCCTCGTGTGGCCTGGTTTTCGGCTGGCATTGCAGTGGTTGGGGTTTGCATTGCCATTTTGGGCGTCCTGCAGTTTCGGGTAGCCGAAACAACGGTAGACCCACGGGTGCCGGAGCAATCTACGAACCTGGTGGTAAGCGGCGTCTACAGACATAGCCGGAACCCGATGTATCTGGGGTTTTTCCTGACCCTGTGTGCGTGGGGTTTGTACTTGGGCAGCGTTATTTCTTTGCTGTTCCTTCCCGTGTTCATCGTGTATATGAACCGGTTTCAGATCGTTCCAGAGGAGCGATTTATGCACGATCAGTTCGGTGAGGTGTATGACAAGTACAGGTCTGAAGTACGCCGGTGGATTTAA
- a CDS encoding acyl-CoA thioesterase: MIETYRGVVYPNQTDHMGHMNVQWYTSKFDEGTWHLFSTLGITTGYIRENEKGMAALEQTTKYKAEVMPGDLLVVKSRVLEVKDKTIRFLHVMLNAETGNEVATTELVAAHLDTKARRACSLPDEIKQRCSELIGSTE, encoded by the coding sequence ATGATTGAGACGTATCGCGGAGTCGTTTATCCAAATCAAACCGACCACATGGGGCACATGAATGTTCAGTGGTACACATCGAAATTCGATGAAGGCACCTGGCATCTCTTCTCCACGCTTGGAATTACCACCGGTTATATTCGCGAGAACGAGAAGGGCATGGCGGCGCTTGAGCAGACAACGAAGTACAAAGCTGAGGTGATGCCCGGGGATCTTCTGGTTGTAAAATCCCGTGTGCTGGAAGTGAAGGATAAGACGATCAGATTTCTGCACGTAATGCTCAATGCCGAAACCGGAAACGAAGTCGCAACGACCGAGCTGGTTGCCGCGCATCTGGACACCAAAGCACGACGGGCATGCTCTCTCCCGGATGAGATCAAGCAACGATGCTCGGAACTCATCGGATCTACCGAATAA
- a CDS encoding TfoX/Sxy family protein: MKATSEFVKNLNDVFALFGAIEAKRMFGGYGIYHDGLMFALVADDALYLKADDSTSGAFVELGLQQFEYEKNGKVMRMSYYAAPEEIFEDFEQAREWANQAYGAALRARKPK, translated from the coding sequence ATGAAAGCGACCAGCGAATTTGTTAAGAACCTCAACGATGTTTTTGCACTGTTCGGTGCCATCGAAGCCAAGCGCATGTTTGGAGGCTATGGCATCTACCACGACGGCCTGATGTTTGCGCTCGTCGCCGATGATGCTCTGTATTTGAAAGCTGACGACAGCACGTCGGGTGCATTTGTCGAACTCGGGCTGCAGCAGTTCGAATATGAGAAAAACGGTAAGGTTATGCGCATGTCCTATTACGCTGCGCCGGAGGAGATTTTTGAGGATTTTGAACAAGCGCGGGAATGGGCTAATCAGGCATACGGTGCGGCGTTGAGGGCAAGAAAGCCGAAGTAG
- a CDS encoding NIPSNAP family protein, whose protein sequence is MVTCYLKYVIDPYKLSEFERYSKMWIPLVEKFGGQHHGYFLPSEGANNIAIALFTFQSLAAYEEYRQASFQDEDCLAAFQFAKETRCVVSCKRSFMRPVFE, encoded by the coding sequence GTGGTTACCTGCTATCTCAAGTACGTTATAGACCCTTACAAGCTCTCGGAGTTCGAGCGCTATTCCAAAATGTGGATTCCTCTCGTCGAGAAATTTGGCGGTCAGCATCACGGCTATTTTCTGCCTTCTGAAGGCGCCAATAACATCGCCATTGCTCTGTTTACATTCCAATCACTGGCTGCCTACGAAGAGTATCGGCAAGCCTCATTTCAGGACGAGGACTGTCTGGCGGCGTTTCAGTTCGCCAAAGAAACCCGCTGTGTGGTGAGCTGCAAAAGGAGTTTCATGAGGCCGGTCTTCGAGTAG
- a CDS encoding DUF2834 domain-containing protein: protein MKISTFPLIVLCLFMGFTFWVMAGAEQSLLAFGVQLMSSPDTAQVVIDLYILAALSCVWMYQDGKSRGKGWGYLVPFFTLTAIFVSAGPLLYLVLRGQRRESAAAPSKV, encoded by the coding sequence ATGAAGATATCCACCTTTCCCCTAATAGTTCTTTGCCTGTTCATGGGCTTTACCTTTTGGGTTATGGCTGGCGCAGAGCAGTCGCTTCTTGCCTTTGGTGTCCAGCTTATGTCGAGCCCGGATACTGCCCAGGTCGTTATCGACCTCTACATACTTGCTGCGCTTTCCTGTGTCTGGATGTATCAAGACGGTAAAAGCCGCGGCAAAGGATGGGGTTATCTTGTCCCGTTTTTCACCCTGACAGCGATATTTGTGTCCGCAGGACCGCTGCTATATTTGGTACTCCGTGGCCAGCGGCGTGAATCGGCTGCCGCGCCCAGCAAGGTTTAG
- a CDS encoding homocysteine S-methyltransferase family protein, whose product MKEFLEQHRLVLAEAAVVERLRRNEKVELDPELVHAPLINFDAGKKALRSIYREYLDIAEAYDRPLLLSTPTWRANKERVLASEHHQNINAEAVKFLRSLVEDEARNVPVKIGGLIGCKNDCYLPGEALSLSEAKEFHEWQINQLASEGVDFLIAVTLPSVEEAAGIAVAMEATGLPYIISFVMGSDGKVLDGTEIKAAFEYVDTKTVKNPLGYFVNCSFPSFLKTESLSANAIDRLIGIQANASSLSHAELDGSEDLKSESVSEWGSLLLQLNSSFGLKILGGCCGTDGRHLKYLTENISA is encoded by the coding sequence ATGAAAGAGTTCTTAGAGCAACATCGACTTGTTCTCGCGGAGGCTGCTGTCGTCGAGAGGCTTCGCAGGAATGAGAAGGTAGAATTAGATCCTGAACTGGTTCATGCCCCATTAATCAACTTTGATGCGGGCAAGAAGGCATTGCGGAGCATTTACCGTGAGTATCTTGATATCGCTGAGGCTTATGACCGACCTCTCTTGCTCAGTACGCCCACATGGCGGGCAAACAAGGAAAGAGTGCTTGCCTCGGAGCACCACCAGAACATCAATGCCGAAGCCGTGAAATTCCTTAGAAGTCTGGTCGAGGACGAAGCTAGAAATGTGCCCGTAAAAATTGGTGGTCTGATTGGCTGTAAAAACGATTGCTACTTGCCTGGTGAGGCTTTGTCACTGAGTGAGGCGAAGGAGTTTCATGAATGGCAGATTAATCAGCTGGCAAGCGAAGGGGTAGATTTTTTGATTGCAGTCACCCTGCCTTCCGTAGAGGAGGCGGCAGGCATTGCTGTCGCAATGGAGGCAACGGGGCTGCCTTACATCATAAGCTTCGTGATGGGCTCAGATGGAAAAGTCCTGGATGGGACTGAGATTAAGGCAGCGTTTGAATACGTTGACACGAAGACCGTGAAAAACCCGCTGGGTTATTTCGTTAACTGCTCCTTTCCATCATTTTTGAAAACAGAGTCTCTGTCTGCAAATGCCATCGATCGGCTGATTGGTATTCAGGCAAACGCTTCATCTCTGAGCCATGCGGAGCTAGATGGCTCTGAAGATCTCAAATCTGAATCGGTATCGGAGTGGGGAAGCCTTTTGCTGCAACTGAACAGCTCTTTTGGATTAAAAATACTTGGTGGATGCTGCGGTACCGATGGTCGGCATCTTAAGTACTTAACAGAGAATATTTCTGCTTAA
- a CDS encoding DJ-1/PfpI family protein, translated as MHVNIGIFIYRDAEVLDFSGPFEVFSTASRLSGAEQPFSVFLIGESREVVSARAGYKVVPDYSIDDHPPLDVLIISGGVHAVEMENEKVIAWIREQESSAKLTATVCTGIFLLAKAVESLSCRVTTHWEDISDLKTMFSQLEVLEGVRWVDEGNIVSSGGISAGIDMSLHLVSRLHSVSLAEDTARQMEFLWTRNCD; from the coding sequence ATCCACGTGAATATTGGCATTTTCATCTACCGAGACGCTGAAGTTCTCGATTTCTCTGGTCCTTTCGAAGTTTTCTCAACGGCATCTCGTTTAAGTGGAGCGGAACAGCCATTCTCGGTGTTCTTGATTGGTGAGAGCCGAGAAGTCGTTTCGGCCAGAGCTGGCTACAAAGTTGTCCCTGACTACTCAATTGACGATCACCCGCCACTAGACGTGCTTATTATCTCTGGGGGCGTACATGCCGTTGAGATGGAAAACGAGAAAGTCATAGCCTGGATTCGAGAGCAAGAAAGCTCTGCGAAGCTCACCGCTACAGTGTGTACCGGCATCTTCCTGTTGGCTAAAGCAGTTGAATCACTTTCGTGCCGTGTCACTACTCACTGGGAGGATATTTCGGATCTTAAAACGATGTTCAGTCAGCTTGAAGTGCTTGAAGGCGTTCGATGGGTTGATGAGGGGAATATTGTCAGCTCGGGCGGTATATCGGCGGGCATCGATATGAGTCTGCACCTGGTCAGTCGGTTGCACAGTGTGAGCTTGGCTGAGGACACTGCGCGCCAGATGGAGTTTTTGTGGACGAGAAACTGCGACTAA